The following nucleotide sequence is from Candidatus Jordarchaeales archaeon.
CCACGGTAGAGGCGGACAAGGCGTCGTCACAGCCAGCCGCCTGCTAGCAGAAGCTGCCCTGTTTGAAGGTAAGTTCGTGCAGGGTTTCCCGTTGTTCGGCCCAGAAAGAGAAGGTGCTCCTGTGAAGGCTTTCACGAGGATAAGTAGCAGTCCCATTCGCGTGAGGACGCAGATATACACTCCGGACGTGGTTGTAGTGCTAGATCCAACGCTGGTCAAAGTTGAGAAGGTAACGGATGGCTTAAAGGATGGGGGCTGGCTTATAGTCAACACCGCCAAAAGTCCGATGGACGTTAAAAGCGAAGTGGGGGTTAGGGTTAAGGTTGCAACGGTTAAC
It contains:
- a CDS encoding 2-oxoacid:acceptor oxidoreductase family protein; translation: MKDLLEVRFHGRGGQGVVTASRLLAEAALFEGKFVQGFPLFGPEREGAPVKAFTRISSSPIRVRTQIYTPDVVVVLDPTLVKVEKVTDGLKDGGWLIVNTAKSPMDVKSEVGVRVKVATVNATKIALEVFGAPRVNAPILGSLVRAVQLVSLDSLLKATRSSFSGRVAESNVRAIERAYNETMLEED